One Lacunisphaera limnophila DNA window includes the following coding sequences:
- a CDS encoding outer membrane beta-barrel protein, protein MKTTLRLLPAVVLLPSFALAVYAPIPDQEQGKALTYRLGAGVSHDSNIFGGSTGEIDSVVYNFTGEISYNGSISDQTFLSASYELSNDHVVDRPGKQNLTNHHLEARVAHSFAQDTNIDLSAAYVIANNPESLLAGVPLNTDQSYNRGQFDGRYTTSLNAKTALVTKYRFVDYRYDSATLATDLDRSEHLLGLEASFQLLPETKLVGEYRYQDIGYDSAASLKNKTSNFFMVGFEHNPGKHLMVSGRAGLEDRSRDSGADTTAPYVELSTRYSYTEGSYLSAGYMHTIEEPSDVTRFTDTQVNRYFVNLQHQLSGAFTASASVTYEPSSLQGRRGVQVDLDEDTTRLGLALAWRPTKNWALIGSYDYDDVSSEDPNRGQNRDRLGVNARYTF, encoded by the coding sequence ATGAAAACCACGCTTCGCCTACTGCCAGCCGTTGTCCTTTTGCCTTCTTTTGCCCTGGCGGTCTATGCGCCCATTCCCGACCAGGAACAGGGCAAGGCCCTGACTTATCGCCTGGGTGCCGGCGTGTCGCACGACAGCAATATTTTCGGCGGCTCGACCGGCGAGATCGACAGCGTGGTTTATAATTTCACGGGTGAGATCTCCTACAACGGATCGATCAGCGACCAGACCTTCCTCTCTGCCTCCTACGAGCTCAGCAACGACCATGTGGTGGACCGTCCGGGCAAGCAGAACCTCACCAACCACCATCTCGAGGCGCGCGTGGCGCATTCCTTCGCGCAGGACACCAACATCGATCTGAGCGCGGCCTACGTCATCGCCAACAATCCGGAGTCCCTGCTCGCCGGCGTGCCGCTGAACACCGACCAGTCCTACAATCGCGGCCAGTTCGACGGCCGCTACACCACCAGCCTCAATGCCAAGACCGCGCTGGTCACCAAGTACCGGTTCGTCGACTACCGCTACGACAGCGCGACGCTCGCCACGGACCTCGACCGGTCCGAACATCTGCTGGGCCTGGAGGCCTCCTTCCAGCTCCTGCCCGAGACCAAACTCGTGGGCGAATACCGCTACCAGGACATCGGCTACGATTCCGCCGCGAGCCTCAAGAACAAGACCTCGAACTTCTTCATGGTCGGGTTTGAGCACAATCCCGGCAAACATCTCATGGTCTCCGGCCGGGCCGGTCTCGAGGACCGGAGCCGCGACTCCGGCGCCGACACCACCGCCCCCTACGTCGAGCTGAGCACGCGCTACAGCTACACCGAGGGCTCCTACCTCTCCGCCGGTTACATGCACACCATCGAGGAACCGTCCGATGTCACCCGCTTCACCGATACCCAGGTCAACCGCTACTTCGTCAACCTCCAGCACCAGCTGAGCGGCGCCTTCACCGCCTCGGCCTCCGTGACGTATGAGCCCTCGTCGCTCCAGGGCCGCCGCGGCGTGCAGGTCGACCTGGATGAGGACACGACCCGTCTCGGCCTGGCCCTCGCCTGGCGCCCGACCAAGAACTGGGCCCTGATCGGCTCCTACGATTACGATGAT